The Oryzias latipes chromosome 1, ASM223467v1 genome contains a region encoding:
- the ero1b gene encoding ERO1-like protein beta isoform X2 produces MWKLTSRALGGLVTVWFFGNFVFCWFQHSSNNGRPQTQHSDRTSDGQDQSCLCHLTGVLDDCFCDVESIDVFNNFKIYPQIKKLTERDYFRYYRVNLKRPCPFWPDDGHCSIKDCQVEPCPESKVPDGIKSGNYNKYSQAPSTMVDMQECEQAKELGAINSTLSNQSKEAFADWTRHDDAQDHFCELDDETSPDAEYVDLLLNPERYTGYKGPSAWRVWNSIYEENCFKPRSVYRPLNPLAPSRGDDDGEGFYDWLEGLCLEKRVFYRLISGLHSSINIHLCAEYLLDEGWGRAVWGPNIQEFRLRFDTAETKGEGTRRLKNLYFLYLIELRALYKVAPYFERAIVNLYTGNAEEDGETKELLLSIFNKIKTFPMHFDEKSMFAGNKIEAKTLKEEFRLHFKNISRIMDCVGCSKCRLWGKLQTQGLGTALKILFSEKEIQNLPEHSPSKGFQLTRHEIVALINAFARLSTSIHQLHNFRLMLKEKG; encoded by the exons ATGTGGAAATTGACCTCGCGAGCGCTTGGTGGCTTGGTGACAGTTTGGTTCTTCgggaactttgttttttgttggtttcaaCACAGCAGCAACAACGGGAGACCGCAAACGCAGCACAGCGACAGAACTTCGGACGGCCAGGATCAGAGCTGCCTCTGCCAT CTCACAGGAGTGCTGGATGACTGCTTCTGCGACGTGGAGAGCATCGACGTCTTCAACAACTTCAAGATTTATCCTCAGATCAAGAAGCTGACAGAGAGGGACTACTTCAGATACTACAGA GTGAACCTGAAGCGGCCGTGTCCTTTCTGGCCTGATGATGGACACTGCTCCATCAAAGACTGCCAAGTGGAGCCCTgcccagag AGTAAAGTCCCTGACGGCATTAAGTCTGGAAACTACAACAAG TACTCGCAGGCGCCCAGCACCATGGTCGACATGCAGGAGTGTGAGCAGGCCAAAGAGCTGGGAGCCATCAACAGCACCCTGAG TAACCAAAGTAAAGAAGCTTTTGCTGACTGGACAAGACATGACGATGCTCAGGATCACTTCTGTGAGCTGGATG ATGAGACGTCTCCAGATGCAGAATATGTGGATCTGCTGCTGAACCCGGAGAGATACACCGGCTACAAAGGTCCTTCTGCCTGGAGAGTCTGGAACAGCATCTATGAGGAAAACTGCTTCAA ACCCAGATCAGTGTACCGACCTCTGAACCCTCTGGCCCCCAGCCGAG GAGACGATGATG GAGAAGGTTTCTACGACTGGCTTGAAG GTTTGTGTTTGGAGAAAAGGGTCTTCTACCGTCTCATCTCCGGCCTCCACAGCAGCATCAACATCCACCTGTGTGCGGAGTACCTGCTGGACG AGGGCTGGGGCCGGGCGGTTTGGGGCCCTAACATCCAGGAGTTCCGCCTCCGCTTTGACACGGCAGAGACGAAGGGAGAGGGAACCCGCCGGCTCAAAAACCTCTACTTCCTGTACCTGATCGAGCTGCGGGCTCTCTACAAGGTGGCGCCGTACTTCGAGCGAGCCATCGTCAACTTGTACACCGGAAACGCTGAGGAGGACGGAGAAACCAAGGAGCTCCTGCTGAGCATCTTTAACAAGATCAA aactTTCCCGATGCATTTTGATGAGAAGTCCATGTTTGCTGGAAACAAAATAGAAGCCAAAACCTTAAAG gAGGAATTCCGCCTCCACTTCAAAAACATCTCCAGGATCATGGACTGTGTGGGCTGCAGCAAATGTCGACTGTGGGGCAAACTGCAA ACTCAGGGTTTGGGCACGGCGCTGAAGATCCTCTTTTCCGAGAAGGAGATCCAGAACCTTCCAGAGCACAGCCCGTCGAAGGGGTTCCAGCTCACAAGGCACGAAATTGTGGCCTTAATAAACGCCTTCGCCAG GTTATCCACCAGTATACACCAGCTCCATAACTTCCGCTTGATGTTGAAGGAAAAGGGGTAA
- the ero1b gene encoding ERO1-like protein beta isoform X1 encodes MLRGTGRFIPFLTFIGLLNSELTGVLDDCFCDVESIDVFNNFKIYPQIKKLTERDYFRYYRVNLKRPCPFWPDDGHCSIKDCQVEPCPESKVPDGIKSGNYNKYSQAPSTMVDMQECEQAKELGAINSTLSNQSKEAFADWTRHDDAQDHFCELDDETSPDAEYVDLLLNPERYTGYKGPSAWRVWNSIYEENCFKPRSVYRPLNPLAPSRGDDDGEGFYDWLEGLCLEKRVFYRLISGLHSSINIHLCAEYLLDEGWGRAVWGPNIQEFRLRFDTAETKGEGTRRLKNLYFLYLIELRALYKVAPYFERAIVNLYTGNAEEDGETKELLLSIFNKIKTFPMHFDEKSMFAGNKIEAKTLKEEFRLHFKNISRIMDCVGCSKCRLWGKLQTQGLGTALKILFSEKEIQNLPEHSPSKGFQLTRHEIVALINAFARLSTSIHQLHNFRLMLKEKG; translated from the exons ATGCTGAGAGGAACaggccgttttatccctttcctGACATTCATTGGGTTGTTAAACTCAGAG CTCACAGGAGTGCTGGATGACTGCTTCTGCGACGTGGAGAGCATCGACGTCTTCAACAACTTCAAGATTTATCCTCAGATCAAGAAGCTGACAGAGAGGGACTACTTCAGATACTACAGA GTGAACCTGAAGCGGCCGTGTCCTTTCTGGCCTGATGATGGACACTGCTCCATCAAAGACTGCCAAGTGGAGCCCTgcccagag AGTAAAGTCCCTGACGGCATTAAGTCTGGAAACTACAACAAG TACTCGCAGGCGCCCAGCACCATGGTCGACATGCAGGAGTGTGAGCAGGCCAAAGAGCTGGGAGCCATCAACAGCACCCTGAG TAACCAAAGTAAAGAAGCTTTTGCTGACTGGACAAGACATGACGATGCTCAGGATCACTTCTGTGAGCTGGATG ATGAGACGTCTCCAGATGCAGAATATGTGGATCTGCTGCTGAACCCGGAGAGATACACCGGCTACAAAGGTCCTTCTGCCTGGAGAGTCTGGAACAGCATCTATGAGGAAAACTGCTTCAA ACCCAGATCAGTGTACCGACCTCTGAACCCTCTGGCCCCCAGCCGAG GAGACGATGATG GAGAAGGTTTCTACGACTGGCTTGAAG GTTTGTGTTTGGAGAAAAGGGTCTTCTACCGTCTCATCTCCGGCCTCCACAGCAGCATCAACATCCACCTGTGTGCGGAGTACCTGCTGGACG AGGGCTGGGGCCGGGCGGTTTGGGGCCCTAACATCCAGGAGTTCCGCCTCCGCTTTGACACGGCAGAGACGAAGGGAGAGGGAACCCGCCGGCTCAAAAACCTCTACTTCCTGTACCTGATCGAGCTGCGGGCTCTCTACAAGGTGGCGCCGTACTTCGAGCGAGCCATCGTCAACTTGTACACCGGAAACGCTGAGGAGGACGGAGAAACCAAGGAGCTCCTGCTGAGCATCTTTAACAAGATCAA aactTTCCCGATGCATTTTGATGAGAAGTCCATGTTTGCTGGAAACAAAATAGAAGCCAAAACCTTAAAG gAGGAATTCCGCCTCCACTTCAAAAACATCTCCAGGATCATGGACTGTGTGGGCTGCAGCAAATGTCGACTGTGGGGCAAACTGCAA ACTCAGGGTTTGGGCACGGCGCTGAAGATCCTCTTTTCCGAGAAGGAGATCCAGAACCTTCCAGAGCACAGCCCGTCGAAGGGGTTCCAGCTCACAAGGCACGAAATTGTGGCCTTAATAAACGCCTTCGCCAG GTTATCCACCAGTATACACCAGCTCCATAACTTCCGCTTGATGTTGAAGGAAAAGGGGTAA
- the LOC101172305 gene encoding histone H4 codes for MSGRGKGGKGLGKGGAKRHRKVLRDNIQGITKPAIRRLARRGGVKRISGLIYEETRGVLKVFLENVIRDAVTYTEHAKRKTVTAMDVVYALKRQGRTLYGFGG; via the coding sequence ATGAGTGGAAGAGGCAAAGGAGGCAAAGGGCTCGGAAAAGGAGGCGCCAAGCGTCATCGCAAGGTTCTACGTGACAACATCCAGGGAATCACCAAACCAGCCATCCGCCGTCTGGCTCGCCGTGGGGGCGTCAAGCGGATCTCCGGTCTGATCTACGAGGAGACTCGCGGTGTGTTGAAGGTTTTCCTGGAGAACGTGATCCGTGATGCCGTCACCTACACCGAGCACGCCAAGAGGAAGACCGTCACCGCCATGGATGTGGTCTACGCTCTGAAGAGACAGGGACGCACCCTGTACGGCTTCGGCGGTTAA